A region from the Paraburkholderia youngii genome encodes:
- a CDS encoding ParA family protein, with protein MSVIVVANPKGGVGKSTLSTNLAGYFAAEGEWVALADLDKQHSAHAWLELRPSTLPTIETWEVNPDTPAKPPKGLEHAVVDTPAGLHGNRMNIALDLADKVIVPLQPSMFDILATQEFLERLAKEKAVRKGAIEIGVVGMRVDARTRSAEQLHRFVEGLKLPVLGFLRDTQNYVQLAAHGLTLWDVAKSRVEKDLEQWQPIVEWTNGMGKKG; from the coding sequence ATGTCGGTGATCGTGGTGGCGAATCCGAAGGGCGGCGTGGGCAAGAGCACGCTATCGACCAATCTGGCCGGCTATTTCGCCGCGGAGGGCGAATGGGTCGCGCTGGCCGACCTCGACAAGCAGCACTCCGCGCATGCGTGGCTCGAATTGCGGCCCTCCACGCTGCCGACCATCGAAACCTGGGAGGTCAATCCCGACACGCCGGCCAAGCCGCCGAAAGGCCTCGAGCACGCGGTCGTCGACACGCCGGCCGGCCTGCATGGCAATCGCATGAACATTGCGCTCGATCTCGCCGACAAGGTGATCGTGCCGCTCCAGCCGTCGATGTTCGATATTCTCGCGACCCAGGAATTTCTCGAGCGGCTCGCGAAGGAAAAGGCGGTCAGGAAGGGCGCGATCGAGATCGGCGTGGTCGGCATGCGCGTCGATGCACGCACGCGCTCGGCCGAGCAGCTGCATCGCTTCGTCGAGGGATTGAAGCTGCCGGTGCTCGGCTTTCTGCGCGACACGCAGAACTACGTGCAGCTCGCGGCGCACGGCCTGACGCTGTGGGATGTCGCGAAAAGTCGCGTGGAGAAGGATCTCGAGCAGTGGCAGCCGATCGTCGAGTGGACGAACGGCATGGGAAAGAAGGGCTGA
- a CDS encoding PaaI family thioesterase: MSKLRPEYTVERLQERQKGTLPDLLGLRVLTVDQGTLIAELTVREELLAPNGFLHAATVIGLADTACGYACIAHLPENSRNFTTVELKSNFLGTATQGTIRAVAKSVHLGRSTQVWDATVTGPDGKTIALFRCTQMVLY; this comes from the coding sequence ATGAGCAAACTGCGCCCGGAATACACCGTCGAACGCCTGCAGGAGCGCCAGAAGGGCACGCTGCCGGACCTGCTGGGCCTGCGCGTGCTGACCGTGGACCAAGGCACGCTGATCGCCGAACTGACCGTGCGCGAGGAACTGCTCGCGCCGAACGGCTTCCTGCACGCGGCCACCGTGATCGGCCTCGCCGACACCGCCTGCGGCTACGCGTGCATCGCGCATCTGCCCGAAAATTCGCGCAATTTCACGACGGTCGAGCTGAAGAGCAACTTCCTCGGCACCGCGACGCAGGGCACGATCCGCGCGGTCGCGAAGAGTGTGCACCTTGGGCGCAGCACGCAGGTCTGGGACGCGACGGTCACTGGTCCCGATGGTAAGACCATCGCACTGTTTCGTTGCACGCAGATGGTGTTGTACTAA
- a CDS encoding cobyric acid synthase — protein MPISPDTLPVPRGTLMIQGTTSDAGKSTLVAGLCRLARRAGARVAPFKPQNMALNSAVTVDGGEIGRAQALQALAAGIDAHTDLNPVLLKPTSDRGAQVIIHGKARINLDARAYHDYKPVAFEAVLESYARLRAAYDTIFVEGAGSPAEINLRERDIANMGFAEAVDCPVVLVADIDRGGVFAHLTGTLACLSDSEQARVRGFIINRFRGDIGLLKPGLDWLEAKTGKPVLGVVPYLHGLTLDAEDMLPPELRAAASGGSRRLLRVVVPVLPHISNHTDFDALRAHPQVDFHYVRAGTPPPAADLIILPGSKNVPDDLAFLRARGWGDVLARHLRYGGRVIGICGGMQMLGREIADPHGVEGAPGTFAGFGWLDYATVLTRDKTLKNVSGRLALPGAPDVAGYEIHMGETRGPALDTPALRLDRAGPREGGADFGRPDGALSADGQILATYVHGLFDTPTACAALLAWAGLSDAEAVDYPALREASLERLADTLAEHVDMRGLFAALG, from the coding sequence ATGCCCATTTCCCCCGACACCCTGCCCGTGCCTCGCGGCACGCTGATGATCCAGGGCACCACGTCCGACGCGGGCAAGAGCACGCTGGTCGCGGGACTGTGCCGCCTCGCGCGGCGCGCGGGCGCGCGCGTCGCGCCGTTCAAGCCGCAGAACATGGCGCTGAACAGCGCGGTCACCGTCGACGGCGGCGAGATCGGCCGCGCACAGGCATTGCAGGCGCTCGCCGCGGGCATCGACGCGCACACCGATCTGAACCCGGTGCTGCTGAAGCCGACCAGCGATCGCGGCGCGCAGGTGATCATTCACGGCAAGGCGCGCATCAATCTCGACGCGCGCGCGTATCACGACTACAAGCCGGTCGCGTTCGAGGCGGTGCTGGAGTCGTATGCGCGGCTGCGCGCGGCGTACGACACGATTTTCGTCGAAGGCGCGGGCAGTCCGGCCGAGATCAATCTGCGCGAGCGCGACATCGCGAACATGGGTTTCGCGGAGGCGGTCGATTGCCCGGTCGTGCTGGTCGCCGACATCGACCGCGGCGGCGTATTCGCGCATCTGACCGGCACGCTCGCGTGTCTGTCCGACAGCGAGCAGGCGCGGGTGCGCGGTTTCATCATCAACCGCTTTCGCGGCGACATCGGTTTGCTGAAGCCCGGGCTCGACTGGCTGGAAGCGAAGACCGGCAAGCCGGTGCTCGGGGTCGTGCCGTATCTGCACGGCCTGACGCTCGACGCCGAGGACATGCTGCCGCCCGAACTGCGCGCGGCGGCGAGCGGGGGATCGCGCCGGCTGCTGCGCGTGGTCGTGCCGGTGCTGCCGCACATCAGCAACCACACCGACTTCGACGCGTTGCGCGCGCATCCGCAGGTCGATTTTCACTATGTGCGCGCGGGTACGCCGCCGCCGGCCGCCGATCTGATCATCCTGCCGGGCTCGAAGAACGTGCCGGACGACCTCGCGTTTCTGCGCGCGCGGGGCTGGGGCGACGTGCTCGCGCGGCATCTGCGCTATGGCGGCCGGGTGATCGGCATTTGCGGCGGCATGCAGATGCTGGGCCGCGAGATCGCCGATCCGCATGGCGTCGAAGGCGCGCCCGGCACCTTTGCGGGCTTCGGTTGGCTCGACTATGCGACGGTGCTCACGCGCGACAAGACGCTGAAGAACGTGAGCGGGCGCCTCGCGCTGCCCGGCGCACCGGACGTCGCCGGCTACGAGATTCATATGGGCGAGACGCGCGGACCGGCATTGGATACGCCGGCGCTGCGGCTCGACCGTGCTGGTCCGCGCGAGGGCGGCGCGGACTTCGGGCGTCCCGATGGCGCGTTGTCCGCCGACGGCCAGATTCTCGCGACCTATGTGCATGGCCTGTTCGACACGCCCACCGCGTGCGCGGCGCTGCTCGCGTGGGCGGGGTTGAGCGATGCCGAAGCGGTGGACTATCCGGCGTTGCGCGAGGCGTCGCTGGAGCGACTGGCCGACACGCTCGCCGAGCACGTCGATATGCGCGGGCTGTTCGCGGCGCTGGGGTGA